Proteins from a genomic interval of Musa acuminata AAA Group cultivar baxijiao chromosome BXJ1-9, Cavendish_Baxijiao_AAA, whole genome shotgun sequence:
- the LOC135592390 gene encoding glutamate receptor 3.4-like, protein MEKQVVAIIGPQSSGIAHVVSHAAKELRVPLLAFAATDPSLSSLEYSYLVRTTQSDHFQMNAVADIIDHYGWREVIAIFVDDDFGRGGINALGDALAEKRSKISYKAAFPPNADGSAITDLLEKINLLESRVYVVHVNPDSGLTVFSVARSLGMMGDGYVWIASDWLASVVDSTESANPDTMDLIQGAIVLRQHVPESDLKRAFTFRWSNMFRNGKASSSLNTYAFHAYDSVWLLAHAIDQFLHEEQTIAFSDDPILHDPSGSSLHLSALKRFDGGDKLLDKLLLTNFSGVSGQVQFDSDGDLINPAYDILNIGGTGSRRIGFWSNYSGLSVVAPQVSYRNPPNASTSSRQLYSVIWPGETTATPRGWAFPNNGKPLRIGVPYRTSYKEFVSRDDSPDGVQGYCIDVFKAAVDLLPYPVPLSFILFGDGLKNPSYDDLVQRVYENYFDAAVGDITIVTNRTRIVDFTQPYVESGLVIVAPVKETNSSAWAFLKPFTIQMWCVTGAFFLFVGAVVWILEHRLNAEFRGSPRKQLVTICWFSFSTMFFAQKERTVSSLGRFVLIIWLFVVLIINSSYTASLTSILTVEQLSSGIRGLDSLIHTSDPIGYQVGSFAKNYMTEELNIAESRLVSLNNPEDYARALELGPQRGGVAAIVDELPYVELFLSTNCKFKTVGQEFTKSGWGFAFPRDSPLAVDLSTAILRLSENGDLQRIHDKWLPPTGCSSQDSGIGSNRLSLGSFWGLFLISGLACLVALVIFFARILCQYNEYSSSQETVGIPESERSFKRPMRLTSIKDLIAFVDKKEHEVKSVIKQKSISQQQRRSSQVSDGQYMSPA, encoded by the exons ATGGAGAAACAGGTGGTTGCCATAATAGGACCTCAGTCCTCTGGAATCGCCCATGTTGTCTCACATGCTGCCAAGGAGCTCCGTGTGCCACTCCTCGCTTTCGCTGCCACAGATCCTTCGCTTTCTTCTCTGGAGTACTCTTATTTGGTTCGCACGACGCAGAGCGATCATTTCCAGATGAATGCAGTAGCTGATATAATCGATCACTACGGTTGGAGAGAGGTCATTGCCATCTTTGTGGATGACGATTTTGGTAGAGGAGGAATAAATGCTTTAGGTGATGCTCTGGCCGAGAAACGCTCTAAGATCTCCTACAAAGCTGCCTTCCCTCCGAACGCGGACGGAAGCGCGATCACTGACTTGCTGGAGAAGATAAATCTATTGGAATCCCGGGTTTACGTCGTTCATGTAAACCCTGATTCGGGTCTCACGGTCTTCTCGGTGGCAAGATCTCTAGGAATGATGGGTGATGGTTATGTGTGGATAGCATCAGATTGGCTTGCTTCTGTTGTAGATTCGACCGAGTCAGCCAACCCAGACACGATGGATCTTATACAAGGGGCCATTGTTCTTCGCCAGCATGTCCCGGAGTCTGATCTCAAGCGAGCATTTACCTTCAGATGGAGCAATATGTTTCGGAACGGGAAGGCAAGCTCAAGCTTGAACACTTATGCGTTTCACGCGTATGATTCTGTTTGGTTGCTCGCTCATGCTATCGATCAGTTCCTCCACGAAGAACAAACAATTGCTTTCTCCGATGATCCTATATTGCATGACCCGAGTGGAAGTTCACTGCATTTGTCGGCGCTCAAACGCTTTGATGGTGGCGATAAGTTACTCGACAAATTGCTGCTGACAAACTTCTCGGGTGTGAGCGGTCAAGTCCAGTTCGATTCCGATGGCGATCTGATCAATCCAGCCTATGACATACTTAACATCGGAGGCACAGGTTCGCGGAGGATCGGATTCTGGTCGAACTATTCCGGTCTTTCAGTCGTTGCTCCTCAAGTGTCGTATCGAAATCCACCAAACGCTTCCACCAGTAGCCGGCAGCTTTACAGTGTCATCTGGCCTGGAGAAACCACGGCTACTCCAAGAGGTTGGGCGTTCCCCAACAATGGAAAGCCTTTGCGGATTGGGGTCCCGTATCGAACGAGTTACAAGGAATTTGTATCGAGAGATGACAGCCCTGACGGCGTCCAAGGATACTGCATTGATGTGTTCAAAGCTGCAGTTGACTTGTTGCCATACCCGGTTCCCTTGTCATTCATTCTGTTTGGAGATGGGCTGAAGAATCCCAGCTACGATGATCTCGTGCAAAGGGTCTATGAAAAC TACTTCGATGCAGCTGTGGGGGACATAACCATCGTGACGAACAGGACACGGATCGTCGATTTCACACAGCCATACGTGGAATCGGGCCTCGTCATTGTTGCACCGGTCAAGGAGACGAACTCGAGCGCATGGGCTTTCCTGAAACCTTTTACGATACAGATGTGGTGCGTCACAGgggctttctttctttttgtgggAGCAGTAGTTTGGATTCTTGAGCATCGCCTGAACGCCGAATTCCGTGGGTCTCCAAGAAAGCAACTCGTGACGATATGCTG GTTTAGTTTCTCCACGATGTTCTTTGCTCAGA AAGAGAGAACTGTGAGTTCGCTCGGGCGGTTCGTGCTGATCATCTGGCTTTTCGTAGTCTTGATCATCAATTCAAGCTACACTGCAAGTCTGACATCCATCCTCACGGTTGAGCAACTCTCGTCAGGGATCCGAGGACTGGATAGCTTGATACATACCTCTGACCCTATCGGATATCAGGTGGGTTCATTTGCGAAGAACTATATGACGGAAGAGCTCAACATCGCCGAGTCACGGTTGGTATCCCTGAATAATCCTGAAGACTACGCCAGGGCACTCGAGCTCGGGCCACAACGTGGAGGCGTAGCCGCCATAGTCGACGAGCTTCCCTACGTGGAACTCTTCTTGTCCACAAACTGCAAGTTCAAGACGGTCGGTCAGGAGTTCACCAAAAGTGGATGGGGCTTC GCATTCCCGAGAGACTCTCCTCTTGCGGTGGACTTGTCCACGGCCATCCTGAGACTGTCGGAAAACGGTGATCTCCAGAGGATCCACGACAAATGGTTGCCACCCACCGGATGCAGCTCACAGGACAGCGGGATCGGTTCGAACCGGCTAAGCCTCGGGAGTTTCTGGGGCCTTTTTCTTATCTCTGGTCTTGCATGTCTGGTTGCTCTCGTCATCTTCTTCGCGAGAATACTTTGCCAGTATAACGAGTACAGTAGTAGCCAAGAAACGGTCGGAATCCCCGAATCGGAGCGCAGCTTCAAGCGTCCGATGCGTTTAACCAGCATCAAGGATCTGATTGCTTTCGTCGATAAGAAAGAACATGAAGTCAAGAGTGTCATCAAGCAAAAATCGATCAGTCAACAGCAACGACGGAGCTCCCAAGTCTCGGATGGACAGTACATGTCTCCAGCATAG